One region of Chryseobacterium muglaense genomic DNA includes:
- a CDS encoding DHA2 family efflux MFS transporter permease subunit yields MQDSLVEYGARRVIITITAILCALLEIVDSTIVNVALNEMKGNLGSTLSEVGWVITAYAIGNVIVVPMTSWLSQQFGRRNYFAASIVIFTIFSFLCGNADNIWELVFFRLCQGIGGGALLVTSQTIITESYPIEKRSMAQAIYGLGVIIGPTLGPPLGGYIVDNYSWPYIFYINIPIGIAATLMTLQFIKSPKFAEKRKASDVDWLGIALLALTVGSLQFILERGHEEDWFESGMIVTFTTTAVLGFILFLWRELTCKYPIVELRVLKNGNLRIGTAMSFVLGFGLYGSTFIVPLYTQSVLGWTALQSGALMIPAALTTAFMMPIIGKLLTKGVKQQILVSLGLFIFFVYSFWGYKILTPDTSKEAFFWMLIVRGMGLGLLFIPITSLSLSTLKGQEIGQGAAFTGMMRQLGGSFGIAAITTFIANASQKYRVNLISHLDSDSFDVQQRLAGLKANFIAKGMTPDNAMNAAYKVLDMTVTKQATVLSYMDVFLYLGIAFLICIPFILFIKERKSKEKIDLSEAMH; encoded by the coding sequence AGGGTAATCTGGGATCTACACTTTCTGAAGTAGGTTGGGTAATTACAGCGTATGCCATTGGTAACGTAATCGTAGTTCCCATGACGAGCTGGCTTTCACAGCAGTTCGGTAGAAGAAATTATTTTGCCGCCTCTATTGTCATCTTTACCATATTCTCATTTCTCTGTGGGAACGCAGATAATATTTGGGAGCTGGTATTTTTCAGATTGTGCCAAGGTATTGGTGGTGGTGCGTTGCTTGTAACTTCACAAACCATTATTACAGAATCATACCCTATCGAAAAGAGAAGTATGGCGCAGGCAATCTATGGTTTGGGAGTAATTATTGGCCCCACTTTAGGTCCGCCATTAGGAGGGTATATTGTTGATAATTACAGTTGGCCGTATATTTTTTATATTAATATTCCAATTGGTATTGCGGCAACTTTAATGACTTTACAGTTTATTAAAAGTCCCAAATTTGCCGAAAAACGGAAAGCTTCAGATGTCGATTGGCTGGGGATTGCTTTACTGGCACTTACCGTAGGTTCTTTACAGTTTATTTTGGAGAGAGGTCACGAAGAAGATTGGTTTGAAAGCGGAATGATTGTTACTTTCACTACAACGGCCGTTTTAGGATTTATATTATTTCTGTGGCGAGAGCTCACCTGCAAATATCCGATTGTAGAATTACGGGTTTTAAAAAATGGAAACCTGAGGATAGGAACCGCAATGTCATTTGTGTTAGGTTTTGGTTTATACGGTTCTACTTTTATTGTTCCGCTCTATACTCAAAGTGTTTTGGGCTGGACGGCACTACAATCCGGAGCACTAATGATTCCGGCAGCTTTAACCACTGCTTTCATGATGCCCATTATTGGTAAATTATTAACGAAAGGGGTGAAACAGCAGATTTTAGTTTCCCTGGGATTATTTATATTCTTCGTTTACAGTTTCTGGGGCTACAAAATTTTGACGCCAGATACCAGTAAAGAAGCCTTTTTCTGGATGCTGATTGTACGTGGAATGGGACTTGGTTTACTATTTATTCCAATCACTTCTTTATCCTTAAGTACATTAAAAGGTCAGGAAATCGGTCAGGGAGCAGCTTTTACAGGAATGATGAGACAGCTGGGTGGTTCTTTCGGAATTGCTGCCATTACAACATTTATCGCCAATGCCAGTCAGAAATATAGGGTAAACTTAATATCCCATCTCGACAGCGACAGCTTTGATGTTCAACAGCGACTGGCGGGTTTAAAAGCCAATTTTATAGCCAAAGGAATGACGCCCGATAATGCAATGAATGCCGCTTACAAAGTCTTAGATATGACGGTCACCAAACAGGCAACGGTGCTTTCTTATATGGATGTTTTCCTTTATTTAGGAATCGCTTTCTTAATTTGTATTCCGTTTATATTATTTATAAAAGAACGGAAGAGTAAAGAAAAAATAGATTTAAGTGAAGCAATGCATTAA
- the tyrS gene encoding tyrosine--tRNA ligase, whose product MNSFIEELKWRGLFADMMPGTDEQLNKEMTTAYIGFDPTADSLHIGSLIQIKILAHFQQHGHKPIALVGGATGMIGDPSGKSAERNLLDEATLLHYVDCLQNQLSRFLNFDGNETNKAELVNNYDWMKNISFLDFAKNVGKNITVNYMMAKDSVKKRLTGEAGVDGMSFTEFTYQLIQGYDFLHLYQNNNVRLQMGGSDQWGNITTGTELIRRKAQGEAFALTVPLITKADGSKFGKSESGENYWLDKKKTSPYKFYQFWLNATDDDAERFIKFYTFLGKEEIEALIEEHKTAPHERKLQRKLAEEVTVWVHGREEYEKAMKASEILFGKSTAEDLVSLDEEIFLEIFDGVPQKEVAKADVLGINIVDLLSEKSGFLKSKSEATRELKGNSISVNKEKINEVYTANETDLIDGKFLLLQKGKKSYFIVKVI is encoded by the coding sequence ATGAACTCTTTTATTGAAGAACTGAAATGGCGTGGTCTTTTTGCTGATATGATGCCCGGAACAGATGAACAACTGAATAAGGAAATGACAACTGCCTATATCGGTTTTGATCCTACCGCAGATTCTTTACATATAGGAAGTCTTATTCAGATTAAAATTCTGGCTCATTTTCAGCAGCATGGGCACAAGCCTATCGCTTTGGTAGGTGGCGCAACTGGAATGATTGGCGACCCTTCAGGAAAGTCTGCAGAGAGAAATCTTTTGGATGAAGCAACCCTTTTACATTACGTTGACTGTTTGCAAAATCAACTTTCAAGATTTTTAAATTTTGATGGAAATGAAACCAACAAAGCTGAATTGGTCAACAATTACGACTGGATGAAGAATATTTCTTTCCTTGATTTTGCTAAAAATGTTGGGAAAAATATCACCGTAAACTACATGATGGCGAAGGATTCTGTAAAGAAAAGACTTACAGGAGAAGCTGGTGTTGACGGAATGAGTTTTACAGAGTTTACTTACCAATTGATTCAAGGATATGATTTCCTTCATTTATATCAAAATAATAATGTAAGGCTTCAAATGGGAGGTTCTGACCAATGGGGAAATATCACGACAGGTACAGAATTAATCCGTAGAAAAGCGCAGGGAGAAGCATTTGCTTTAACAGTTCCTTTGATTACAAAAGCTGACGGTTCTAAATTTGGAAAGTCTGAAAGCGGAGAAAATTATTGGTTAGACAAAAAGAAAACTTCACCTTACAAATTCTACCAATTTTGGCTGAATGCAACTGATGATGATGCTGAAAGATTCATTAAATTCTATACATTCCTAGGAAAAGAAGAGATTGAAGCTTTAATTGAAGAACACAAAACGGCTCCTCACGAAAGAAAACTTCAAAGAAAATTGGCTGAAGAAGTTACCGTTTGGGTCCATGGAAGAGAAGAATATGAAAAAGCGATGAAAGCTTCAGAAATTCTGTTTGGAAAATCTACTGCAGAAGATTTGGTAAGTCTTGATGAAGAAATTTTCTTAGAAATTTTTGACGGAGTTCCTCAGAAAGAAGTTGCTAAAGCTGATGTTTTAGGAATTAATATTGTTGATCTGCTTTCAGAAAAATCAGGTTTCCTGAAATCTAAAAGTGAAGCGACAAGAGAATTGAAAGGAAATTCAATCTCTGTAAACAAAGAAAAAATAAACGAAGTTTATACAGCAAACGAAACAGATTTAATTGACGGTAAATTCTTATTATTACAAAAAGGAAAGAAAAGTTACTTCATTGTAAAAGTAATTTAA